The DNA window CCGATCCGCCGGCGCCGGTTTCGAACAGGCCGCCGCCCTTCATCAGGGGAACGATCGAGAGCATCTTGGCGGAAGTGCCGAGTTCGAGGATCGGGAAGAGGTCGGTGAGGTAGTCGCGCAGCACGTTGCCGGTGACCGAAATGGTGTCCTGTCCGTCCTTGATCCGCTCGAGCGAGAACTCGGTCGCCTCGACCGGCGACATGATGTGGATCTCAAGGCCGTCGGTGTCGTGCTCGCCGAGATACTGGCCGACCTTGGCGATGAGCTGTGCGTCGTGCGCGCGGTTCTCATCGAGCCAGAAAACGGCGGGCGTGCCGGTGGCGCGGGCGCGGTTGACGGCGAGCTTCACCCAGTCACGGATCGACTCGTCCTTGGTCTGGCAGGCGCGCCAGATGTCCTTTTCCTCGACGCCGTGCTCAAGCAGCACGTTGCCGTCGGCATCGATCACCTTCACCACGCCGGCGGCGGGGATCTCGAAGGTCTTGTCGTGGGAGCCGTATTCTTCAGCCTTCTTCGCCATCAGGCCGACGTTCGGCACGCTGCCCATGGTGGTCGGGTCGAAGGCGCCATGCTTCTTGCAGAAGTCAATGGTCGCCTGATAGACGCCGGCGTAGGAGCTGTCGGGGATGACGGCCAGCGCGTCCTGGCGCTCGCCGTTCTTGTCCCACATCTTGCCCGAGTCGCGGATCATCGCGGGCATCGAGGCGTCGATGATGATGTCGCTCGGCACGTGTAGGCCGGTGATGCCCTTGTCGGAGTTGACCATCGCGAGGTCCGGTCCGGCCTCGAGCGCGGCGGCGAGGTCGGCCTTGATTGCCTCGCGCGTTTCCTCGGGCATCTGGTCGAGCTTGGCGATCAGGTCGCCAAGGCCGTTGTTGAAGTCGACGCCTGCAGCGACCAGCGCGTCGGCGTGCTTGGCGACGAGGTCCTTGAAGAACACGCGCACGCAGTGGCCGAAGATGATCGGGTCGGAGACCTTCATCATGGTGGCCTTCATGTGCAGCGAGAAGAGGATCCCTTCTTCCTTGGCCGCCTCGATCTGCTTGCCGAGGAAGTCGACCAGGGCGTTGCGGTTCATGCAGGTCGCATCGAGCACCTCACCTTCGAGGAGCTTGAGGCCGTCCTTGAGCACGATCGTTTCGCCGGAAGCGGTCTGCAGCTCGATGCGGGCGGTGGTCGGCGCCTCGAGGGTTACCGACTTCTCGCTCGAGGCGAAATCGTTGGTGTCCATGGTCGCGACGCGGGTCTTCGAGTCCGACGACCACGCACCCATCGAGTGCGGGTTGGCGCGGGCGTATTCCTTGACCGCCTTCGGTGCGCGACGGTCCGAGTTGCCCTCGCGCAGCACCGGGTTCACGGCGCTGCCCTTGACCTTGTCATAGCGCGCCTTGATGTCCTTCTCGGCGTCGGTCTTCGGATCTGCCGGGTATTCCGGGAGCGGGAAGCCCTGCGCCTGCAGCTCCTTGATCGCTGCGGTGAGCTGCGGGATCGAGGCGCTGATGTTCGGCAGCTTGATGATGTTGGTTTCCGGCTCCTGCGTCATTTCACCGAGCTCGGCGAGGGCGTCGGCGACCTTCTGATCCTCTCCGAGGAATTCAGGAAACTGGGAGAGGATGCGGCCCGCGAGCGAGATGTCGCTGAGTTCGATCGAAATGCCCGAAGAAGCGGTGAATTTCCGGATGATGGGCAACAGCGAGTAGGTTGCGAGGGCCGGAGCTTCGTCGGTTTTGGTATAAATGATCGTGGGAGCCTTGGACATGGTCGGTAGGGGCGCGGAATTGTGCGGGGCCGCTTTAGGGGAAGGGCCCGAGGCGGTCAAAGAATTTGGAAATCCGGGGGATTCGGAGGCAGACGCCGGACCAGCGAAGGATCCGATTGAACGATCCTGACACAAATGGGTGCAATCAGTAATGATTCGCATGTTTTCTGCAAAATTCTGCTGAAAATAGACTGAGGGCTTGCCACAAAGGATCGGAGTGTGCGGGTATGAACGCTTATTAGGTCAAAAATTGACTTAAAAACCCCAATACGATGACAAAGCCTGAAAATCCCCCGGCGTGTGCCCGCACGCTGTTCCTGATGGCTGGAATGCTGACGATTCCGGCCTTCGCCGCGGCTCCGGTCGCGCTTGATGACCTGGTGCTGGTGGAGGAGGGAACGACCGTGACGGTCGACTACCTGACCGCCAATGACTCCGACGCGGACGGCGATCTGCTGTCGGTCGTGACCACGACTCCTCCCTCCAACGGCACCCTGACGCCGCTGGGTGGTGGGGCCTACTCCTACATGCCCGACCCCGGTTTCACGGGATTGGACAGCTTTACCTACGTCGTGAGCGACGGTGTGCTGACCGACACCGGTTCGGTGCGGGTTTCGGTCAATGCGAGCCTCGATGCCGAGGCGGCGCGCGACGCGCTGCTCGCGGGGGTCGGCGAACTCGCGAACCCGACCCAGCCGGGCCACATGAGTGCCTGGGGTCCGACCGCGGCAAGCATTTCGAACTACGCCGGGCAGGATGAGACGCGGCCGATGGTCGCAGCCGCGACGCTCGGCGCCGGCCGGGTGGTGGTGCTGCCGGATCACCAGTGGCTGAACATGGACAACTACGGCGCGACCGTCGACACGGGCACCTTCTACGAGAATGCGATCACGTGGGCGGCGGGAACGACCGACAAGAACATCGCGATCGTTACGGTCAACTCGAGTGCCGCGACCTGGCTGGCAGGGCAGGGCTACACGAACGTCACGACCAGTTCGACGGCCAACCTGCCGACCGCTCTGGCATCGGCCGACCTGTTCACGGGATGGCTGGGCAATGGCGCCGGCGCTTCTGTGACGACGGCGGTGGCTGACTTCCTCCGCGGCGGGGGAGCGGGCCTGCTTTGCGACTATTCGCCTGGTTACAGCTGGTGGTGGGGCAAGGACAAGTGGGACATCCCCGGCACCATCGCGCTGCGCGATGCCGGCATCACCTTTGTCGGAAATGACTACGTCGGCTCCGGGCCGTTCACGATCAATCGCGCGGACGATGTGATGCCGATCGACACGATCGTCGAGGTGCTGGAGAACCCCGGCGCGCATACCCAGAACGAAAAGGACCTCGCGGTCGGCACGATGCTTCGTCTGGTCGACGCGCTCCACGAGGATGATAGTACTTTGGCCCGGTTGACCGTTGCTTTCGACGGAGCCGTCGCGGGAATCACGCCCACGGAAGCAAACCCGGTCACGGACTCCTTCGAGCGGGCGCTGCTTGAAATCGAGTGCGGCCTGCTGGCCAAGCTCGATCCCTCCGAGATGACGGCCCATCGCGCGGCATTGCCGGTCGATGCGGGTGCTCCGCGGGTCAACGGTGCGGTCTTCGGTGTGACGTCACCGCCTGCCGGTCATTCTCAAAAGACGATCTACACGCCGTTCTATGCCGCACCGGGCGAGCTGGTGACCATCGATTTCCCGGCGGCCCTGTCATCGATCAATCTCGATGTCCGGGTCAGTCACCTGCGTAACGGCGATGGGCAATCGAGCATGCCGGTCATGCCCGACCAGATGATCAACTTCGACGTCGCCGCCGCCCAGGTGCAGGTCGCGAACCCGCACGGCGGGCTGATCCAGATCATCGTCCCGGGCAGCGTCACATGGACCGGCACCGAGAACATCACGGTGACGGGCGCGGTCGAGGCTCCCTATTTCATGCTCGGCACGACGACCGACGCCGAATGGACCGCTGGCATCCGCGACCGTGGCACGCCGTTCGGGGTGCTCGACTCGCCCGAGGCGAGCCTGATCATCGATGCCGATCTCTGGCTGAGGACCCTCGATGATCCCGAGGCGGTGATTTCCGAGTGGGACTTCTTCTGCGGCAAGGTCCGCGAGTTCTATGCCTACGATGCGGGCCGGCAGCTTCCGGTGCACCACGACTACTACCCGGCGGGCGGGGTCTCGACCTATCCGCAGTCCTACGGTCGCACATCGAACCTGGTGGACTCGCTCAATCTCCAGTCATCGGCCTATGCGCTGACGCTTCACGAGTACGGCCACATCTGTGATTCGGGGAACATCATCTTCTACGAGTTCGGCGAAACGAGCCCGAACATGGGCGGCAAGTGGATGCAGGAGACGGCGCGCAAGTATGCCTGGAAGCAGGAGCTGACGGTCGGACGAATCAACAACTACCTGACTCTTCAAACCGACGACCTGTGGAATCACTTCAACCACTATGCGGTCGATGTGAAAGGCACGCCCTTCGACCTGCTGTCGGCCGAATTCGGTCCTGCGGTCATCAAGGACAGCGTGGCGGCCATTACCGCCGCTTCAGGGCTGTCGACCAGCCAGGACAAGATCGACGAGTGGGCGCGCGAGTTGAGCAATCGTACCGGATTCGATATGAGCGACTTCTTCGCCGCGTGGCAGATCCCGGTATCAGCGGCGGCCGAAACGGAGCTCGCTGCCTTCACGGCATGGATGCCGGTTGAGCGCGTGCCGGACTCGCTGGTCGTGACGCAGGACACGCCGGTCGTTTTCAATGACCCGAGCGTCAATGACTTCAGCTATGACGGGACGCTCAACCTCGATTCGGTCGGCCAGCCTTCGTCGGGTAGCGTCACCGACAACGGCGACGGCACCTACACCTACACGCCGGCTCCCGGATTCACCGGTGATGACGACTTCACTT is part of the Haloferula helveola genome and encodes:
- a CDS encoding NADP-dependent isocitrate dehydrogenase, coding for MSKAPTIIYTKTDEAPALATYSLLPIIRKFTASSGISIELSDISLAGRILSQFPEFLGEDQKVADALAELGEMTQEPETNIIKLPNISASIPQLTAAIKELQAQGFPLPEYPADPKTDAEKDIKARYDKVKGSAVNPVLREGNSDRRAPKAVKEYARANPHSMGAWSSDSKTRVATMDTNDFASSEKSVTLEAPTTARIELQTASGETIVLKDGLKLLEGEVLDATCMNRNALVDFLGKQIEAAKEEGILFSLHMKATMMKVSDPIIFGHCVRVFFKDLVAKHADALVAAGVDFNNGLGDLIAKLDQMPEETREAIKADLAAALEAGPDLAMVNSDKGITGLHVPSDIIIDASMPAMIRDSGKMWDKNGERQDALAVIPDSSYAGVYQATIDFCKKHGAFDPTTMGSVPNVGLMAKKAEEYGSHDKTFEIPAAGVVKVIDADGNVLLEHGVEEKDIWRACQTKDESIRDWVKLAVNRARATGTPAVFWLDENRAHDAQLIAKVGQYLGEHDTDGLEIHIMSPVEATEFSLERIKDGQDTISVTGNVLRDYLTDLFPILELGTSAKMLSIVPLMKGGGLFETGAGGSAPKHVQQFTAENYLRWDSLGEFLALAVSLEHLSETFGNAKAKVLAETLDSATGEFLKNDKSPTRRLGGIDNRGSHFYLALYWAQALAAQAADPDLKTEFAPIADALAENEAKIVEELIAVQGSPADIGGYYQPDDAKAEAAMRPSATLNGIIG